A window from Solanum stenotomum isolate F172 chromosome 5, ASM1918654v1, whole genome shotgun sequence encodes these proteins:
- the LOC125865225 gene encoding damage-control phosphatase At2g17340-like translates to MESSGELVPFPLLTTPIESNYRACTIPYRFPSDNPKKPTPTELSWINLFMNSIPSFRKRAESDDTVPDAPIRAEKFAQRYSAILEDIKKDPESHGGPPDCILLCRLREQVLREVGFRDIFKKVKDEENAKAISLFKDVVCLNDAIEDEAKRVENLVRGIFAGNIFDLGSAKLAELFSEDGMSFLASCQNLVPRPWVIDDLDIFITKWSKKTWKKAVIFVDNSGADVILGILPLARELLRHGTQVVLAANDLPSINDVTYPELVEIISKLKDEHGKLIGVDTSNLLVANSGNDLPVIDLTTVSQELAYLASDADFVILEGMGRGIETNLYARFKCDSLKIGMVKHPEVAQFLGGRLYDCVFKFNEASS, encoded by the exons ATGGAGAGCTCCGGCGAACTGGTGCCTTTCCCGTTGCTGACGACACCGATTGAATCGAATTACCGAGCATGCACGATCCCGTACAGGTTCCCTTCCGACAATCCCAAGAAACCAACCCCCACCGAGCTTTCCTGGATCAACCTCTTTATGAATTCCATCCCTTCGtttag GAAGAGGGCTGAGAGTGATGACACTGTTCCAGATGCTCCTATTCGAGCTGAAAAGTTTGCTCAGAG GTATTCTGCAATACTTGAGGATATAAAGAAAGATCCTGAAAGTCATGGAGGGCCGCCTGATTGCATT CTTCTTTGTCGCCTTAGAGAGCAAGTGCTTAGGGAAGTGGGGTTCAGAGATATATTTAAAAAGGTCAAG GATGAAGAAAATGCAAAGGCTATATCCTTATTTAAGGATGTAGTATGTCTTAATGATGCTATTGAGGATGAAGCCAAGCGTGTAGAGAATTTGGTCAGAGGAATTTTTGCaggaaatatatttgatcttGGTTCTGCAAAG CTTGCAGAGCTGTTTTCAGAGGATGGTATGTCCTTTCTAGCTAGTTGCCAAAACCTTGTCCCTCGACCCTGGGTTATAGATGATTTGGACATTTTCATTACAAAATGGAGCAAAAAAACATGGAAAAAG GCTGTAATCTTTGTTGATAATTCTGGTGCAGATGTTATTTTGGGTATTTTGCCACTTGCTAGAGAATTACTTCGTCATGGAACACAG GTTGTTTTAGCTGCTAATGACTTACCTTCTATCAATGATGTTACTTACCCCGAGTTAGTAGAGATTATTTCTAAG TTGAAAGATGAGCATGGGAAGCTCATAGGTGTTGACACATCCAATCTTTTAGTTGCCAATTCTGGTAACGATTTGCCG GTTATTGATCTTACAACTGTATCTCAGGAGCTGGCATACTTGGCAAGTGATGCTGACTTCGTCATTTTAGAAGGCATG GGCCGCGGAATAGAGACAAACTTGTATGCTCGATTCAAATGTGATTCCCTCAAGATTGGAATG GTAAAGCATCCGGAAGTTGCTCAGTTTCTTGGAGGAAGGCTTTATGATTGTGTCTTCAAATTTAATGAAGCTTCAAGTTAA
- the LOC125865326 gene encoding uncharacterized protein LOC125865326, with product MAALSASAHVSIRTFFHSSFTNNKISNFSQQFKLENYTTITTTSKRSISIPALAPKTTENSASQLQSTTNSFKGWAEFAKNVSGEWDGFGADFSKQGEPIELPESVVPGAYREWEVKVFDWQTQCPTLAHDDDAFSFMYKFIRLLPTVGCEADAATRYSIDERNISDANVSAFVYQSTGCYVAAWSNNHDGNYNTAPYLSWELEHCLIDPRDKESRVRIVQFVRLQDSKLVLQNIKVFCEHWYGPFRNGDQLGGCAMQDSAFASTKALDPAEVIGVWEGKHAISSFNNAPEKVIQELVDGSTRKTVRDELDLVVLPRQLWCCLKDIEGGETCCEVGWLFEQGRAMTSKCIFSDNGKLKEIAIACESAAPAQ from the exons ATGGCTGCTCTGTCTGCTTCTGCCCATGTGAGCATTCGCACCTTCTTCCATTCATCTTTCACTAAcaataaaatatcaaactttTCCCAACAATTCAAACTTGAAAATTATACCACTATTACTACGACTTCGAAGAGAAGCATCTCCATACCCGCCTTGGCACCAAAGACAACGGAGAACTCAGCTTCCCAACTCCAATCAACTACAAATTCCTTTAAAG GATGGGCTGAGTTTGCGAAAAATGTGTCCGGTGAATGGGATGGGTTTGGAGCAGATTTTAGCAAGCAAGGTGAGCCGATTGAACTACCGGAGTCTGTAGTCCCTGGAGCTTACAGGGAGTGGGAGGTGAAAGTATTCGATTGGCAAACTCAATGTCCTACTCTTGCTCATGATGATGATGCCTTCTCTTTCATGTACAAGTTCATTCGGCTCCTTCCTACTGTTGGCTGTGAAGCTGATGCTGCAACTAGGTATAGCATCGACGAGAGGAATATTTCTGATGCCAATGTTTCTGCCTTTGTGTATCAATCCACCGGTTGTTATGTGGCTGCCTGGTCCAATAATCATGATGGAAATTATAATACAGCTCCTTATTTGTCATGGGAATTGGAGCATTGTTTGATTGATCCTCGGGACAAGGAGTCGAGGGTGCGGATTGTTCAG TTTGTGCGCCTTCAAGATTCTAAGTTGGTATTGCAAAACATTAAGGTGTTTTGTGAGCATTGGTATGGGCCATTTCGAAACGGGGATCAGCTTGGTGGGTGTGCAATGCAAGATTCTGCATTTGCTTCTACCAAAGCATTGGACCCTGCTGAAGTCATTGGTGTTTGGGAGGGTAAGCATGCCATCTCCAGTTTCAACAATGCTCCAGAA aaagttattcaagagctTGTCGATGGCAGCACCAGGAAGACTGTAAGAGATGAATTAGACCTTGTTGTGCTCCCAAGACAACTCTGGTGTTGTTTGAAAGACATTGAAGGTGGCGAAACATGCTGTGAAGTTGGGTGGCTGTTCGAACAAGGACGTGCCATGACATCCAAATGCATATTTTCTGATAATGGGAAGTTAAAG GAAATTGCTATAGCATGTGAAAGTGCAGCACCAGCACAATAG